The following nucleotide sequence is from Hippoglossus stenolepis isolate QCI-W04-F060 chromosome 18, HSTE1.2, whole genome shotgun sequence.
CAAGTTTCCTACAAAAACACATCCTCACCCTGTGCCCTTGTTCATACACCAAGACTAAAACTAACTTATCTGCAGCCGTGCAAGGTCTCACAGAGAGTGGAATCCATCATTGTCACACTGACCTTCATCCATGCCGTTCAGAATAGTTTCCAACACCTCGTCGCCATAGCGATTGCGATGCTCCTTCCAGACGGAGCCGTTCTCGCTGCGCAGGACCACGAGCTCCCGGTCCCCTCGGCCCAGGGAGGCAAAGTGCGGGATCTCCACGATTACAGGCCTGCGgaagaaacaacaacataaataaatcataaagtGAAGTGATATGAAATTGGATTTGTAGCCTTGTTTtggtaaaataatatatattattaaatatcaaattTAGTTTTCTTCTGTTATTGTTGATATCACCATCATGTAGTCTCTGCATGAGATGTGCACACGTATCAATGTCCACTAGATGGCACAATGACAAAGCTCATTAATATTACAGTAAGGTACAACAATTAATTGACATAACTATGACAACTTTAAAACTATTTGTATAAgacattaatgaaaatgttaatgtttttgtaGGATCCTGAGAATTTTTTATaaacagaacacaaatgtttcaaTTCCAATGTCAtcaacagaaacataaaaaaaaaaaactacacttcTCTAACTTGACTTTAAAGCTGACCAACAAATTAAACTACAAAGCTAACCCACCCTAGGAACTGCATACTGGACGGTCCCAGGGAGATGATGCGGCTCGCGAGCCCCTCCCCTTCCACCAGTGGAGGAGGCGTGGTCAGTTTCTGCGGTTTGACCAGACGACACGTGATGCGCGTGGGCGCGGCGCAGGTCCGAGGAGGGATGATGACCCTGAGGCCGTGGTGTCTGCTGCCTCGCATGGAGCCTCCCCGAGCATCCACCATAAAACTCACCAGGAAGCTGAAGGTCACACAGGGTCAtcgtttttatttatcattaaataACACATTAGATAAGACAGGAACATAAAATTTAACAACCATGCTGGGTTTTCCTGGGAGAATTTCTTCCCCctgaatgaaacacaaaatgatcaGTAATTTGTGTATCGTTAGTAGCAGTGTTTTGACTTTATGATTGAATGCAGAGCGATTCATAGAGAAGACACCGATGCAATGTGTTGATTCTCTTTTCATTTGACTTGTCTGAGTATGACAGGAGAGGGCGGGCTGTCGAGAGAGGTCATGAAGTGCAGCCAGAATGACACtaaaagacttttaaaaaaaagaaagacgcATGCTGTTTGATCCTCCATTAGACAGGCAGCTtcaaacaagtgtgtgtctgtgtgtgtgtctgtgtgtgtgtgtgtacatgtgtctgctgactCACTGTGCTTTAATAAATGATGACTAAGCACTGCAGACTAAATAAATTCACATCACGCTGGATTAACCTCATGGAGCTTGTCGTTAATGACttaattacagatgttttacGCATCAACAGCATAAACATAGTTTAGGGAACGGAAAAAACTGTTCATGTTCCTCAACATCCATCTTCGATATATTGTCTAACTTATAACACACATCCTGGGtgagatttaataaaaaagttCCTTTGCCGGTGGCAGATTTTGGGGTTTTGACAATCCTGCGGAAAAGGGATTAGGTGGAGggaggatatatatatattttagtttggGTCACTGATCTCACTGAGTCTCGGAAATCTTGTCTTTATGATAAGAAATACAGCCTCAATAAATAACACAAGTATTTTAGATGGTGAGGGTGAATATCCCTcgtacgtttgaaggtcttctgcacaagtCACAGTGAGATCGAACATGAGGATTAAACATTAGCTAGATGTTTTATTAGCTCACCCCGTGTGAATGGGGCTGGCCACAGGGCTGACATTGTCTGAGGTCTCTGTAGCGGGACTGCTCGGGATGAGAGAGTCGTCATCGTACTCCTTTGGCAGCGGGATGGGAGTGTGCTGAGGTCGGAGAGGGAGGAAATAACAAAGACGGGGCAGAAAATATTTGAGAGGCGGTAAAATAACCATGACGGAGAAGATTAAGACAGAGAAGAGTGGGAGGGAATGACAGAGCAGACATagagaaaaaaggagggagagaaaagattGAGCATGATGAACAGAAGCAATAAGATaacacataaaaaatatatgtaatgtACATGGTACGGTTAAACCTACCTGATCCAACATAACCGTCTCTGGCGACACACAAGGGATTCTGGGTATAGCAGGAGAATACGGCCTGTGGCGGAGGAAGAGAAGATAATGTAAGACAAGAGAAAATGGACGGCTTCAATTCTATAATAGAAATTCTAATAACACTATTGTATctcatgctgctgcagacaAAGATGAATTATGTATGCCGTTCAACAACTCGAATAATGACATCTTCATTATGTTATTCTTCCACTTGTGGGTATCATGCACGTTATATATCATCCTGTGCACGGGGACTTACGTGGTTCCCATGCCTCCCTCAAAGTCTCTCAGAGTCTTCTTCGGCGAGAGGAAGTCATCGTCCTGGTCCTTGAAGTCATCAAGCTTTAGGTAGCGAGCTCCGTCCATCCCGAGCAACTCGTCTCCTGTGGGCCACGTAAAGAGTTAAGGAAGAACGAGGAAAAACCGAAGACtggtaataaaaaaacaggttGCAAAGAACACATGAAGAATcgagagagaaaaaggacaaCACCAGGGGATTGCAGGGCAAAATTATGCTGAGCTCAACTCTCAAGTTCTTCCACTCGGTCGTAAAATGTGAGGATCTTAAACTAATCTGCCAAAAGGATTTAGTTTTTCCCCCTCAGTGGATTTTTATGTCATTTGAGAGGGACAGTATTTTGAACTGCGGCAGACCTCTCAGCTTGGATCAAAAATAATGCCACTCAATTCTGCGTATGTGGAAGCAGTAACTGTTACACCACCATAactcccatccctccaccttCACGACGCCACAGACAAATGGTCACATTGCGATTTCAGATAAACAGTTAGTCCAAGCACACCGAACAACATCTAGAGCGAATGGAAACCAAAGGAGTGAAAGAAGAAGTTTGGTAAAAAAGACAGTGAATATTAACACAGTTGAGGACACTGCATGGACGGCAGTGAGCATGCCCATTAAAGATGAAATCACATGTGGAGATGGTTGTTTCTGTGTAGGAGAAAACACCTCAATTATTAAAGGAAGAATAGATATTGAAATAATACGTTAAAAAACAccttcaaacagctttttacagtttaattagTATAAGttggtaaataaaaaaatagcaacacaaagaaaaccgATTGAAAATTAAGTTTTCATGCGAAAATCCTTTCAaaattttgatttaattctgAAAGATGGCGACGTTAAcattaattgtgttttgtttacagtagcAGGTCCCAGCTGGTTCACAGCGTGTGTGTAATCAGCTTATTGATTAATTAGGCTGTGAAAAGCAGGAGTAACTGCGACGCTGAATTGGAAAGAAGCCGTTTGTCTTTTAAATTGCAGAAATACTGGAGCTCTGTCAATTATGAAACCATGGACAGATAACGCTGGTAACAAGGAAAATGTTGTGACTACATGCTGAtgagaaacagacacatttcTATTAAATAAATCTCTGAGCAAGAGAATAACGATagagaagacaaagacagagaggaaagcaAACAGTGCCGGAGTCGAGAGTAGAGACTCAGAGGAACTGAGTAAAAAGACAATTAGTGACgcacagagaaaatgaggaaaaagtaCAATTGCAATGACGGCACAAGTTCACTAGCCACCGGACCCAACAAGGTAGAGATACAGACACAATCCTACCTAACGTTAGCTGGGCAACCCCTACAAAACAAATGGGAAAGGGGCGTTATAAACAGTCATGTTCACATCTGAATTCATTGATATGCCAATGTACCTCCCAAACATTCTTCTTCTACCAAAATCAGAGTCAGAGCTGAAAATGAATGATCGAAGCTGTGCAGACAAATCAGACAACCTACCTTCATCCTCTGAGACATCCAGTATCTCATCCACCGTCTCAGGAAAACTCATCCGATGCTTCTCTGTGGTGATctgtgaagagcagcagcagagaacgGTGGAGAGTAAAAACGAGATTAAAACTCAAGTTTCAAGCAGTTGGTGGAGCTGAACCTGATCAAGACAAGGGAATTATTTCATTGAACATCTGAGTCATGGTCTGTCAAGGCTACTTCTTTGCGCACAGGTGTAACCATGTGAACCAGGGAGGATGTGTTTGCTCACCGCAGAGACGGACTCCTCGGTAACCAGCTTCAACACGTCAATGACGGAGATGTAACCGAGCCGCTTAGCAATGCCCAGGGGAGACGTCCCGTTCTGTACAGAGACGGATGAGAACCATCACACACAATATTGCAACAATAAAAGTCCTTTTAATAAAGTATTTGATAATACAGCTTTCACAGCACCTGCTATTTTTACAGATAATGTCAAAATGTGATAAACCTTTTAAAAGTAGAGGGAAAAAACACCAAGTGAATAAACATACAGAACATTTGCTCTAGAAGAAAAAACTGAACTGATGATAACACACaacactgtttgaatgtgtgagaCCAAAAAGTAAGAGAATCATCTCAGTGGGAAGTCGTCACTTTgcttatttgttttcatgtcatcTATTGAACAAGTGTTTATGTTTAGAGGAAGGTTATCACAGGATAATGGGGGTAAGGTTTTCCATAAAGCGTCTCACCGAAGTGATCTCATTCGGCTGGGCTCCGTTTTTCAACAGCAGGGTGACGATATCGGTGTGGCCTTGCTGAGCCGCCTGGTGAAGAGGGGTGTAGCCCATCTGGAGGAGTAAAGATGGAGGtggtcaaacaaaacaagacacagagAAAGCAGTGATTCAATCTATGGTTTTGGCGCCTGACGCTAACACCAGTGTCGCCCCTGACATTCGTCTCATACTGGTGATTACTGGTGGGTAAACAAACACGCAAACAAAACTGCAATCATCTCGAGGACCATATGGGGAACAGGTCTTACGTATGTATATATAGTACACGTGAGAAAAGAGACGTGTTACCCTTGTCTTGCTGTTCACATGagcctgctgctgcaggaggaacttCACCATCTTGATGTTGCCATAGTGACAGGCCACATGAAGGGGTGTGTAGCCCATctgagacgaggagagagagagagagagagcatgtgagAGCATGTGTGAATCGTAATAGAGGCAAATGTCTTAAGATATTTATACTTTCTAATTGTGTGTACGCTAAACATGGTATTTATAGTCATGAATCTATTTAATTAGGAAACCGGAGAAAACATCTTGTGATTAGCATCAgtaatgtgaaataaatcaacTCAGTGAAAtcaacttcattttattttatggtgGAGCTTACCCGTGAAGCAGCGTAAACAGACGCTCCCTGTTTCACCAGCGTGTCAGCGATGCCCACGTGACCCTCCTGAGCCACGAGGTGCAGAGGGGTCAGTCCAttctgaaagacagaaagaattTAACAGGAGATGACAACAAAATGCAAATTATTCTACTAATGCATTTGGATCCATTCTACTATCCATACCTTGTTTCCCAGATTTACGTTGGCCTGTTTGGCGATGAGCAGAGCCACGATGTCAGGCCGTCCCTCCTGTGAGGCCAGGTGCAGGGGCGTGATGCCTTGGAGCGACTCGGAATTGGGTGAAGCCCCGTTCTGCAGCAGACAACTGGCCACCTCCATCTGGTTCTGCTTGGCGGCTATGTGCAGGGGAGTGTAGCCgttctgcagagaaacagggACAAACAAGCACAGAGTGGGCATCGCCTGTCTTAACATTCTTCTGGTCTAATTATAGATTAAAACTTCAATCCTGTTGTGAGAGAGTGTTTCAGAGAACGAAGATTGTCACGTAGTTGTGTTTAAGCACCACACACTCGTTTTTGAcctgttttggtttttgtgtCAGCGATGGGTTAGCATGGCGCCATGTGTGAGCACattggacacacacatgtgagcGTCTTACTCGAGCTGTGCTGTGTGCAGATCCTCCCTTGCTGACCAGAAGTCTCACAACATCCAGGTTGTTGTGATGGACGGCCACATGAAGGGGTGCCAGACCGTTctgttaaacacacatacaaatacacagatgCGCACATATAtaaaccaacagacacacacggagacaagaaaacagcacagaaacacatttatatatgaGACACATACTATGATACTCTATCAATCAGCTCATTCTCTATGAGGTGGCGCTTTCTGGCTGGATTGATCGTCACAGCCTCGTAAAAAGTGCTTCACTGTTTTTGAGGAAAGATCTGAACTAAATGGAGCACAGACGGTCTCACCTTGCCGGCTGCGTTTGGGTTGGCTCCTCTCTCCAGAAGGAGTTCTGCCACATCCACCTTTCCATACTTCGAGGCCACATGGAGGGGAGTGAAGCCCTTCTGctcaaaagagagaaagacagagaagttTACCAAACATCCAACAGCTTAAGGCAGAAATACTGTTGCACCAACTGAGCATCCATCCAGATGCAGCTGCATTTTTGTAATTTGGCTTCTGCTCTACCTTCGTCATCTTGATTTGCTGCGCTCCAGCATCCAGCAGTATTCGAATGGTGTGCACGTGTCCTTCACGTGCAGCGATGTGTAAGGGAGTGTGGCCCGCAGATGTAGCTGAGTCGGGGTTTGAGCTGTGCTCAAGCAGCAGCTTGACGAGCTCCTTGTGGCCCATACGGGCGGCACAGTGTAGAGGCGTCTGATCGTCCTGGACCCAgacaagaaggaggaagaggtcaAACAGGATACAGGAAAATCACTGTTAACTAGGTTTCTATTGATTTTGCACTTGAAGTGTTTAGGTTTTCTGACAGACCTCCTCTATAAATACTTCATACCTTAGCCTTCGCATCCACCTGCGCTGAATTCTGCAGCAAAAACTGAGCGACTTCACAGTGTCCTGCTCTGGCGGCCATGTGCAGGGGAGTCTCCACTTTCTGGTGGAggtaaacacacaaccacactcaATCTACAGAGTACAATgtaatttgtatgtatttagACTTTCAGGTTATTCATCCATTACAGTATATTTGTGAGATGTTCAGGTTATTCTAActtgtaaagaaaaacatgttttttatggtTATTTATTTCCAGTTTCTTTACTTTAAGATCAGGGTTAAATATCTTTTTTGTTTAGTATAAAACAAATTCACCTATAAATCCACCTTGCTCATCCGAGGGCCCATGGTTCAGATCAGTCTATTAATTTCAGTAATCCAGACATAATTAGGAGCTCATTCTACAATTTAATTTTTAACGACACTGACTTCACATGGTGGTGAAAAAGAAACTATGGctaattgttttattaatgacCCATACAATTAATCTTCTCCTGTAATTAAGTATTTCAATTAGCATGGAATTCAATCTTTCTTAAAAATgtgaagtgaggacattttgtaaAACATCTCCACACGAATAACTCAAACTGTTAATTTGATCAACTGGCAATATTGgaaagttaaaacaaatgaatagatTGTTTAATTTTGGGAAAGAAAACCGGTTCTCACCACATTGGAAGCATTAGGTGAAGCTCCTCTTTGGAGCAGGTTCTTCACGATGTTCAGATGACCCATGAAAGCTGCTACATGAAGAGGAGTGAGACCagactgcacaaacacagacagagaagagcaTCGCGGCTCAATATAAATCCACTACCGAGACCTCAGAGGACATTCTCTAGTTCTTAAGCCACTTCTGACTGACTGGCAGTCAAAACCTTAAAGACAGGAGCTGCCATCTGACAGGGGAGTGGAGGAATTTGAAAATACAGCAGAGATTTATGAAGCAATGAAGGTTTAGGGTCTTTTTTAACGCCAGAAGTGTGGATTTTTATGATCATTTTCTGACTTGTCTCCTTTGTGGCCACGTCGCCTCACCTCGGTGACAGCTTCTAAGGAGGCGGAGTGCTTCAGCAGCAGGTCCATGGACCGCATGTGGTTCTTCTTGCAAGCAATGTGGAGAGGTGTGAAGCCATTctggaaaaacagagaaacaaggTTCACAACTAGACATGTGTACGGTCCAGAGGCTTTTTCAATCAAAAGACACAGTTCAAATAAAGCTTACAGGTTTTCTGCTGTAGGTTATAAAGGTTGAGAAGCTCACAAAATACTTTAACCTATTGTAAAGAGTGACTAAAACCTTTTTTGAGTTTCAAGGTCACGTAAAAATGAGCGGTTAGTCACCAGAGCACGTGAATTGGCTTTGGCCCCCTTGTCCAGTAGGACTTTGGCCATGCGGTGGTGACCACAGTGGGCTGCTACATGAAGAGGGGTTAAATGGTCCAGCGTGATGTCATCAATCTCGGCGCTGTATTGCAGCAGCTGCTTGACACAGTCCATGTGGTCCCCCTGAGCTGACATGTGGATGGGGGACAGACCATTCTGCAGGagacaggtggaggaggaaggtggagaggagatggagataGATTAAGTCCTGTGAATGAATCATCCTGATTGTAGCTCAGGAAAGCAGAGTCCTTAGAGGTCTGATAATCAATCCATGGTTGACAAGAGTTTAAATTAAAGTGCCTGGTTAGGACATCTTGATTCAAGCTAATTAGCCAAACTTGCATGAAAGCGTATACATTTTTAGCAAGCTAGAAATATGAGATTCAGTCAAAGTAAGTATTTAACCGGAAACCTTGATGATCGATGCAGATTACAAAGCTTCAAAGGATAGATTACGTATTTCATTACGGTCATCTACCTTGGTTTTAGCCTGGATGGGAGCACCATGTTCCAGCAGGAGCTCAATAATGCGGACGTGACCATTCCTGGCTGCACAGTGGAGAGGAGTCAGCTCATCCTTcaaagagacggagagggagactCATTGGAAAAGTGTTTAACGGTATAAGGGACAGAAATGAGCACATTAGCAGGAGGGAGGATAACGGATGAGGGGAAACAGAGCATCCAAACTGACTAAATGCTTTAATCTACCTTTGTTGTGGCATCAATCTGTGCTCCTCTGTCCAGCAGCAGTCTGACCATCATCACGTTTCCCCTCCTGGCAGCTATATGAAGGGGTGTGATGCCATTCTAGGGAAGAAGCGGAAGAAATAAGATAGTATTTGTCACCATTTGTGAGTCCAGATTATTTGGAAATATAACAAAAGTACTGTATAATAGAAACTGAACTACATGTCTAGGGGGGAATACAGCTGTAAATACTCCCGTTTCCTCAGTTCCATTTCTGACCCTGCAGCTCAGATGAACTGACCTTGGGTGTGAAGTTTACGTTGGCTCCtctgttcagcagcagctgggctACGCTCATGTTCTCATAGTGGGCTGCGATATGGAGAGGTGTGAAACCAGTCTACAGAGGAAGAGACGCGATGGGAGAGGAGAGTGTAAAGGCATTCTATAAATACCACTATTAAAATGCAAGGTTAGACATGACACAGATTACAAGATGATAGAGTTTGGGTATTTTTACTTagtgttatttaatttttctattctattcattcATAAACACAAGAGCCCAGTTATTTGTATTCCTTCTGCACATTCAATACTTTTCCTAATCCTTTTTCCTTGGTTGATTGTGTTATCATATTAAACCTTTACACCAGTATATAAAAAAGTTGGTGCATACCTTGCTGAGTACATCCGCATTGGGATCGTTCTGCAGGAGAACTGCGGCGGTCCGCGTGTCGTCGTTTCGAGCGGCGATGTGCAGTGCGGGGAGCCGGACTTTGCCCTTGGTGCCGTAGTTGATGAGCAGCGCCACAACGTTTTCGTGGCCCTGCTGGAGGGCGACGGCCAGTGGAGTGAAGCCATCCTGAGACGAGAGAGGATGAGGGAAAGAGATTGAGAAATAGTGGAGGAGCAAAAACAGGGCAtaaaaggaggaagaggcgaGAAAGATAAAGGACTGATGAAGAGCTGAATAAGAAACCATGCAGAACAATGTTTTCTTGAGCTGATACAGTGAAAGATCTAACGTCCTGTTGCTCAGTTATTCTTTAACCCGACAttaataaaagaacaaatgtgtatttttatggaAAATATGCTAAAACAACCATTAACCATCTCATTAACAACAAATGACCTGTGTGAAAGAAACAAGCAGCAGATTCACTTTCCTAAACTGTGCTTTTCTGTCACAACAGATACCAATGATGTGTAAGGATCTAATTACGGGGAAACCTCACAATCCAACAGGCAGTTTGAAGGGACACGTACCTCGGTCGGGAGACTCTGATTGGCTCCGTTCTCGAGCAGGAACTTGACGACCTCTAAGTGATTCTCCTGCGCTGCCATGTAGAGAGGACTGAACCCTTTCTGCTTGGGCACAAATTCATTATGTAGAGTTTCAAATACACAATCACGACATAATATGAACCTTtaggacaacacacacacacacacaaacacatctgcatACATACACAGATTTAAAGACTCGCCTGACCTGGAGGAATACATATTTAACTTGTGTTTATCTTTACAAGGACACACACCCGTACAGTACAGAGACTCACCCT
It contains:
- the ank1b gene encoding ankyrin-1 isoform X5, producing MAQAAKQLRKTKDLAEAAAQEQREKEEEKLKKRNRSRDRRRKADASTSFLRAARSGNVDKAHDHLKNRLDINTSNQNGLNGLHLASKEGHVKMVLSLLHAGIELEATTKKGNTALHIAALAGQEKVVAELVNYGANVNAQSHKGFSPLYMAAQENHLEVVKFLLENGANQSLPTEDGFTPLAVALQQGHENVVALLINYGTKGKVRLPALHIAARNDDTRTAAVLLQNDPNADVLSKTGFTPLHIAAHYENMSVAQLLLNRGANVNFTPKNGITPLHIAARRGNVMMVRLLLDRGAQIDATTKDELTPLHCAARNGHVRIIELLLEHGAPIQAKTKNGLSPIHMSAQGDHMDCVKQLLQYSAEIDDITLDHLTPLHVAAHCGHHRMAKVLLDKGAKANSRALNGFTPLHIACKKNHMRSMDLLLKHSASLEAVTESGLTPLHVAAFMGHLNIVKNLLQRGASPNASNVKVETPLHMAARAGHCEVAQFLLQNSAQVDAKAKDDQTPLHCAARMGHKELVKLLLEHSSNPDSATSAGHTPLHIAAREGHVHTIRILLDAGAQQIKMTKKGFTPLHVASKYGKVDVAELLLERGANPNAAGKNGLAPLHVAVHHNNLDVVRLLVSKGGSAHSTARNGYTPLHIAAKQNQMEVASCLLQNGASPNSESLQGITPLHLASQEGRPDIVALLIAKQANVNLGNKNGLTPLHLVAQEGHVGIADTLVKQGASVYAASRMGYTPLHVACHYGNIKMVKFLLQQQAHVNSKTRMGYTPLHQAAQQGHTDIVTLLLKNGAQPNEITSNGTSPLGIAKRLGYISVIDVLKLVTEESVSAITTEKHRMSFPETVDEILDVSEDEGDELLGMDGARYLKLDDFKDQDDDFLSPKKTLRDFEGGMGTTPYSPAIPRIPCVSPETVMLDQHTPIPLPKEYDDDSLIPSSPATETSDNVSPVASPIHTGFLVSFMVDARGGSMRGSRHHGLRVIIPPRTCAAPTRITCRLVKPQKLTTPPPLVEGEGLASRIISLGPSSMQFLGPVIVEIPHFASLGRGDRELVVLRSENGSVWKEHRNRYGDEVLETILNGMDEDLESHDELDKKRIRRIISTDFPLYFAVVSRIQQESDLIGPEGGRLTSKLVPHVDAIFPETAVTKRVRLGLQAQPIPDELLTRHLGNQATFSPVVTIEPRRRKFHRPIGLRIPLPPSWRESARDAGEGDTTSLRLLCSVIGGTAPAQWEDITGTTKLMYAHNCANFTTNVSARFWLADCPRTAEAVTFANLLYRELMSVPYMAKFVIFAKMNEVREGRLRCYCMTDDKMDKTLELHENFSEVARSRDIELMEGMPLHLECSGNLVPIRKATQQPRSFSFQAFRDNRLPVSVKVRDSNKEAAGFLSFLRKCTKYEDTQHVLCNLNITMPPCVKVVGSEERRRTLTPLALRERYSALNEPGVATVNAMERTEIKINIISEQLGLSWAELARELQFGTDDINRIRVENPNSLLDQSSALLNLWVGREGKRAKMESLYIALRNIDRADIVTSLEGQAQPPAPCSLDEGACRLSDRDSTLLSPSVSNGQQVYAQRCEVSGLSRANEHNGDNRMVGGGAFQPYLPDKDSLQGWVGSVTSGRDVSVRVAQEALLTPKEEKEDYAAEVQFADQPGHGLARKVGVDVRKGAQSVQRTSLRRVKH